One Oenanthe melanoleuca isolate GR-GAL-2019-014 chromosome 3, OMel1.0, whole genome shotgun sequence DNA segment encodes these proteins:
- the CRNKL1 gene encoding crooked neck-like protein 1 isoform X2, translating into MASTAAGKQRIPKVAKVKNKAPAEVQITAEQLLREAKERELELLPPPPQQKITDVEELNDYKLRKRKTFEDNIRKNRTVISNWIKYAQWEESLKEIQRARSIYERALDVDYRNVTLWLKYAEMEMKNRQVNHARNIWDRAITTLPRVNQFWYKYTYMEEMLGNVAGSRQVFERWMEWQPEEQAWHSYINFELRYKEVDRARSIYERFVLVHPEVKNWIKYARFEEKHSYFAHARKVYERAVEFFGEEHMDEHLYVAFAKFEENQKEFERVRVIYKYALDRIPKQDAQNLFKNYTIFEKKFGDRRGIEDIIVSKRRFQYEEEVKANPHNYDAWFDYLRLVESDAGAESVREVYERAIANVPPLQEKRHWKRYIYLWINYALYEELEAKDAERTRQVYQACLELLPHKKFTFAKMWLLYAQFEIRQKNLPLARRALGTSIGKCPKNKLFKGYIELELQLREFDRCRKLYEKFLEFAPENCTSWIKFAELETILGDIDRARAIYELAIGQPRLDMPEVLWKSYIDFEIEQEEYEKTRSLYRRLLQRTQHVKVWISLAQFELSAGQEERLPRCHVLCFCCSVAVLTLGAAIPAGVDQPGSV; encoded by the exons ATGGCGTCTACGGCGGCCGGGAAGCAGCGCATCCCCAAAGTGGCGAAG GTGAAGAACAAGGCGCCCGCCGAGGTTCAGATCACTGcggagcagctgctgagagaggCGAAGGAGAGGGAGCTCGAGCTTCTCCCGCCGCCTCCGCAGCAGAAGATCACAGATGTTGAGGAGTTAAACGACTATAAACTCCGAAAGAGGAAG ACTTTTGAAGATAACATAAGAAAGAACAGGACTGTCATCAGTAACTGGATAAAGTACGCACAATGGGAGGAAAGCCTGAAGGAAATCCAGAG AGCCCGTTCCATTTACGAGCGTGCCCTGGACGTGGACTACAGGAACGTCACCCTGTGGCTGAAGTACGCCGAGATGGAGATGAAGAACCGCCAGGTCAACCACGCCCGCAACATCTGGGACCGGGCCATCACCACCCTGCCCAGGGTCAACCAGTTCTG GTACAAGTACACGTACAtggaggagatgctggggaACGTGGCTGGGTCACGCCAGGTGTTTGAACGCTGGATGGAGTGGCAGCCAGAGGAGCAAGCCTGGCATTCCTACATCAACTTTGAGCTCAGATACAAGGAGGTGGACAGAGCACGGAGCATTTATGAGAGAT TCGTGCTGGTTCACCCCGAGGTGAAGAACTGGATCAAGTACGCGCGCTTCGAGGAGAAGCACAGCTACTTCGCCCACGCCAGGAAGGTGTACGAGAGGGCTGTGGAGTTCTTCGGGGAGGAGCACATGGACGAGCACCTCTACGTGGCTTTTGCCAAGTTTGAGGAGAACCAGAAAGAG tttgaaagGGTGAGAGTTATCTACAAGTATGCCTTGGATAGAATTCCAAAGCAGGATGCCCAGAATCTCTTCAAGAATTACACCATCTTTGAGAAGAAGTTTGGAGACAGGAGGGGAATTGAGGACATCATTGTCAGCAAGAGGAGGTTCCAGTATGAGGAGGAGGTGAAG GCAAACCCCCACAACTACGACGCGTGGTTCGACTACCTGCGGCTGGTGGAGAGCGACGCGGGCGCCGAGAGCGTGCGCGAGGTGTACGAGAGAGCCATCGCCAACGTGCCCCCCCTGCAGGAGAAGCGCCACTGGAAGAGGTACATCTACCTCTGGATCAACTACGCCCTCTACGAGGAGCTGGAGGCAAAG GATGCAGAGCGAACCAGGCAGGTGTACCAGGCATGCCTTGAGCTCCTGCCCCACAAGAAG tttaCATTTGCCAAAATGTGGCTGCTGTATGCACAGTTTGAAATTCGTCAGAAAAACCTCCCCCTTGCCAGAAGGGCTTTG gGGACTTCCATAGGTAAATGTCCAAAAAACAAACTGTTCAAAGGGTACATcgagctggagctgcagctgcgCGAGTTTGACCGTTGCCGGAAGCTGTACGAGAAGTTCCTGGAGTTTGCCCCGGAGAACTGCACGTCCTGGATCAAGTTTGCTGAGCTGGAGACCATCCTGGGGGACATCGACCGTGCCCGGGCCATCTACGAGCTGGCCATCGGGCAGCCCCGGCTGGACATGCCCGAG GTGCTTTGGAAGTCCTACATTGACTTTGAGATCGAGCAGGAGGAGTATGAGAAGACCAGGAGCCTCTACCGGCGGCTGCTGCAGCGCACCCAGCACGTCAAG GTGTGGATCAGCCTGGCTCAGTTTGAGCTCTCAGCTGGCCAGGAGGAGCGGCTGCCCCGCTGCCATGTGCTGTGTTTTTGCTGCTCTGTTGCTGTTCTCACCCTGGGTGCTGCTATACCTGCAGGTGTGGATCAGCCTGGCTCAGTTTGA
- the CRNKL1 gene encoding crooked neck-like protein 1 isoform X1, which yields MASTAAGKQRIPKVAKVKNKAPAEVQITAEQLLREAKERELELLPPPPQQKITDVEELNDYKLRKRKTFEDNIRKNRTVISNWIKYAQWEESLKEIQRARSIYERALDVDYRNVTLWLKYAEMEMKNRQVNHARNIWDRAITTLPRVNQFWYKYTYMEEMLGNVAGSRQVFERWMEWQPEEQAWHSYINFELRYKEVDRARSIYERFVLVHPEVKNWIKYARFEEKHSYFAHARKVYERAVEFFGEEHMDEHLYVAFAKFEENQKEFERVRVIYKYALDRIPKQDAQNLFKNYTIFEKKFGDRRGIEDIIVSKRRFQYEEEVKANPHNYDAWFDYLRLVESDAGAESVREVYERAIANVPPLQEKRHWKRYIYLWINYALYEELEAKDAERTRQVYQACLELLPHKKFTFAKMWLLYAQFEIRQKNLPLARRALGTSIGKCPKNKLFKGYIELELQLREFDRCRKLYEKFLEFAPENCTSWIKFAELETILGDIDRARAIYELAIGQPRLDMPEVLWKSYIDFEIEQEEYEKTRSLYRRLLQRTQHVKVWISLAQFELSAGQEERLPRCRQVYEEANKAMRSCEEKEERVMLLESWRSFEEEFGTDATKERIDKLMPEKIKKRRKLQAEDGSDAGWEEYYDYIFPEDTANQPNLKLLAMAKLWKKQQQESEAAAVDPDKDIDESQT from the exons ATGGCGTCTACGGCGGCCGGGAAGCAGCGCATCCCCAAAGTGGCGAAG GTGAAGAACAAGGCGCCCGCCGAGGTTCAGATCACTGcggagcagctgctgagagaggCGAAGGAGAGGGAGCTCGAGCTTCTCCCGCCGCCTCCGCAGCAGAAGATCACAGATGTTGAGGAGTTAAACGACTATAAACTCCGAAAGAGGAAG ACTTTTGAAGATAACATAAGAAAGAACAGGACTGTCATCAGTAACTGGATAAAGTACGCACAATGGGAGGAAAGCCTGAAGGAAATCCAGAG AGCCCGTTCCATTTACGAGCGTGCCCTGGACGTGGACTACAGGAACGTCACCCTGTGGCTGAAGTACGCCGAGATGGAGATGAAGAACCGCCAGGTCAACCACGCCCGCAACATCTGGGACCGGGCCATCACCACCCTGCCCAGGGTCAACCAGTTCTG GTACAAGTACACGTACAtggaggagatgctggggaACGTGGCTGGGTCACGCCAGGTGTTTGAACGCTGGATGGAGTGGCAGCCAGAGGAGCAAGCCTGGCATTCCTACATCAACTTTGAGCTCAGATACAAGGAGGTGGACAGAGCACGGAGCATTTATGAGAGAT TCGTGCTGGTTCACCCCGAGGTGAAGAACTGGATCAAGTACGCGCGCTTCGAGGAGAAGCACAGCTACTTCGCCCACGCCAGGAAGGTGTACGAGAGGGCTGTGGAGTTCTTCGGGGAGGAGCACATGGACGAGCACCTCTACGTGGCTTTTGCCAAGTTTGAGGAGAACCAGAAAGAG tttgaaagGGTGAGAGTTATCTACAAGTATGCCTTGGATAGAATTCCAAAGCAGGATGCCCAGAATCTCTTCAAGAATTACACCATCTTTGAGAAGAAGTTTGGAGACAGGAGGGGAATTGAGGACATCATTGTCAGCAAGAGGAGGTTCCAGTATGAGGAGGAGGTGAAG GCAAACCCCCACAACTACGACGCGTGGTTCGACTACCTGCGGCTGGTGGAGAGCGACGCGGGCGCCGAGAGCGTGCGCGAGGTGTACGAGAGAGCCATCGCCAACGTGCCCCCCCTGCAGGAGAAGCGCCACTGGAAGAGGTACATCTACCTCTGGATCAACTACGCCCTCTACGAGGAGCTGGAGGCAAAG GATGCAGAGCGAACCAGGCAGGTGTACCAGGCATGCCTTGAGCTCCTGCCCCACAAGAAG tttaCATTTGCCAAAATGTGGCTGCTGTATGCACAGTTTGAAATTCGTCAGAAAAACCTCCCCCTTGCCAGAAGGGCTTTG gGGACTTCCATAGGTAAATGTCCAAAAAACAAACTGTTCAAAGGGTACATcgagctggagctgcagctgcgCGAGTTTGACCGTTGCCGGAAGCTGTACGAGAAGTTCCTGGAGTTTGCCCCGGAGAACTGCACGTCCTGGATCAAGTTTGCTGAGCTGGAGACCATCCTGGGGGACATCGACCGTGCCCGGGCCATCTACGAGCTGGCCATCGGGCAGCCCCGGCTGGACATGCCCGAG GTGCTTTGGAAGTCCTACATTGACTTTGAGATCGAGCAGGAGGAGTATGAGAAGACCAGGAGCCTCTACCGGCGGCTGCTGCAGCGCACCCAGCACGTCAAG GTGTGGATCAGCCTGGCTCAGTTTGAGCTCTCAGCTGGCCAGGAGGAGCGGCTGCCCCGCTGCCGCCAGGTCTATGAGGAGGCCAACAAGGCCATGCGCAGCTGcgaggagaaggaggagagggTGATGCTGCTCGAGTCCTGGAGGAGCTTCGAGGAGGAGTTTGGCACTGATGCCACCAAGGAGAGGATAGACAAGCTGATGCCTGAGAAAATCAAGAAGAGGAGGAAGCTGCAGGCTGAAGATGGG TCTGATGCTGGATGGGAGGAGTACTACGATTACATTTTCCCAGAAGACACTGCCAATCAGCCCAACCTCAAACTCCTGGCTATGGCAAAGCtctggaagaagcagcagcaggagagcgAAGCTGCAGCCGTGGATCCTGACAAGGACATTGATGAAAGCCAGACCTAA